From Acidothermus cellulolyticus 11B, a single genomic window includes:
- a CDS encoding alpha-ketoacid dehydrogenase subunit beta — protein MPVMTYRQALHDTLRAELLRDPNVFLMGEEIGVFEGSYKITAGLLAEFGPDRVRDTPICEEGFVGAAIGAAMLGLRPVVEIMTINFSILAMDQIVNHAAKIHAMFGGQARVPMVIRTPGGGGQQLAATHSQNLEVWYAHVPGLKVVTPATPADAKGLLAASIRDDDPVMFIENLALYNTKGEVPDGDYVTEIGKANVMKEGDDITIVSYSRMAAVALDVARRLEQDEGIRAEVVDLRSLRPLDRSTVVESVRKTGKAVVLEEDWLSYGVGAEIAATIQEGAFDYLDAPVRRVAAAEVPLPYAKPLELAALPDATALIKVIHETLDATRFHR, from the coding sequence GTGCCCGTCATGACCTACCGGCAGGCGCTGCACGACACGTTGCGCGCCGAGCTGCTCCGTGACCCGAACGTCTTCCTGATGGGGGAAGAAATCGGGGTTTTCGAAGGCTCGTACAAAATCACCGCCGGCTTGCTCGCGGAATTCGGCCCGGACCGGGTGCGGGACACCCCGATCTGCGAGGAAGGATTTGTCGGTGCGGCGATCGGTGCGGCGATGTTGGGCCTGCGTCCGGTCGTCGAAATCATGACGATCAATTTCTCGATCCTGGCGATGGACCAGATCGTCAATCACGCGGCGAAAATCCACGCCATGTTCGGCGGGCAGGCCCGTGTGCCGATGGTCATCCGCACGCCAGGCGGCGGCGGCCAGCAACTAGCGGCGACCCATTCGCAGAACCTCGAGGTCTGGTACGCCCACGTTCCCGGCTTGAAGGTCGTGACGCCGGCTACCCCGGCGGACGCCAAGGGACTCCTTGCCGCCTCGATCCGCGACGACGATCCCGTGATGTTCATCGAGAACCTCGCGCTGTACAACACCAAGGGCGAGGTGCCGGACGGCGACTACGTCACGGAAATCGGCAAGGCGAACGTGATGAAGGAAGGCGACGACATCACGATCGTCTCGTATTCCCGGATGGCCGCCGTCGCCTTGGACGTCGCGCGCCGGCTCGAGCAGGACGAGGGCATTCGCGCCGAGGTGGTCGATCTGCGATCGCTCCGTCCGCTGGATCGAAGCACGGTCGTCGAATCCGTCCGGAAAACCGGTAAGGCCGTCGTCCTTGAAGAGGACTGGCTCTCCTACGGCGTCGGCGCCGAGATCGCGGCAACCATCCAGGAAGGCGCCTTCGATTACCTCGACGCTCCGGTCCGCCGGGTCGCCGCCGCCGAGGTGCCGCTGCCGTACGCAAAGCCGCTGGAGCTCGCCGCCCTGCCGGACGCCACCGCCTTGATCAAAGTGATTCACGAGACCCTCGACGCGACCCGCTTCCACCGCTAG
- a CDS encoding CBS domain-containing protein gives MKVKEIMKAPVYTVDVDTPVADIAHLLVQHRISAVPVVDASGAVVGLVSEHDLISRTGKVAADIMSTGVISVTEDTEVEDVRHLLLDRRIRRVPVVSGGQLIGIVSRADLVALIAMEWVCDVCGTQARGEHPPQSCPTCAADGVHFVHQPQPPGA, from the coding sequence ATGAAAGTTAAAGAGATCATGAAGGCGCCGGTGTACACGGTCGACGTGGACACGCCGGTCGCCGACATTGCTCATCTTCTTGTTCAGCACCGCATCAGCGCGGTACCCGTGGTCGATGCCTCCGGCGCTGTCGTCGGATTGGTCAGCGAACACGACCTGATTTCCCGCACCGGCAAAGTTGCGGCCGACATCATGTCGACCGGTGTCATCTCGGTGACCGAGGACACCGAGGTGGAGGACGTGCGCCATTTGCTCCTCGACCGACGCATCCGCCGGGTTCCCGTCGTTTCCGGCGGCCAGCTCATCGGTATTGTCAGCCGGGCCGACCTCGTCGCTCTCATCGCGATGGAGTGGGTCTGCGATGTCTGCGGTACCCAGGCGCGTGGGGAGCATCCGCCACAATCGTGTCCGACCTGCGCGGCGGACGGGGTGCACTTCGTCCACCAGCCGCAGCCGCCGGGCGCCTGA
- a CDS encoding DUF6104 family protein — MYFTDRGIEELESRRGEESVSLAWLAEQLRRFVDLNPEFEAAIDRLATWLAREEETVDDV; from the coding sequence ATGTATTTCACGGATCGAGGTATCGAGGAACTCGAGAGCCGACGGGGTGAGGAGTCCGTCTCGCTCGCGTGGCTCGCCGAGCAGCTTCGTCGTTTCGTCGATCTCAACCCGGAATTCGAAGCCGCGATCGACCGGCTGGCGACCTGGTTGGCCCGCGAAGAGGAGACGGTCGACGACGTCTGA
- the pdhA gene encoding pyruvate dehydrogenase (acetyl-transferring) E1 component subunit alpha, protein MPSAQRASRSSSTARRANPATAPDLATTPADRLAQEPPDKLRAYYRMMQLIRRFEERAAEMYQRAKIGGYCHLNLGEEATVVGLMDAMAPHDYLFTTYREHGYALARGIDPGRVMAELFGRTTGVSKGWGGSMHLFDAETRLLGGYGIVGGQIPPATGAALAIAYRQPPGPDTPAVVCLVGDATTNIGAWHESLNLAGIWHLPIVYVIINNQLGMGTPVEKASAEPDLYKRGCAYRIPGVRVDGNDVIACREALRDALRKAREERAPSILEAVSYRLRGHSVVDPARYRSKEEAQRLLAHDPVTAFRQRLIDVGVLSADEAARIDAEVEAAVDAAVEFADNSPHPSPAELFAHAYAHPLPNMPRALPGDPLLPIE, encoded by the coding sequence GTGCCCTCCGCACAACGCGCATCGCGGTCGTCGAGCACCGCTCGGCGGGCGAACCCCGCCACGGCTCCCGACCTTGCAACGACACCCGCTGACCGGCTGGCCCAGGAACCACCTGACAAGCTCCGCGCCTACTACCGGATGATGCAACTCATCCGCCGATTCGAGGAACGCGCCGCCGAGATGTACCAGCGCGCGAAAATCGGCGGGTACTGCCACCTCAACCTCGGTGAAGAGGCCACCGTGGTCGGCCTGATGGACGCCATGGCGCCGCATGACTATCTCTTCACGACGTACCGGGAACACGGATACGCGCTGGCCCGCGGCATCGACCCCGGCCGGGTGATGGCGGAATTGTTCGGCCGCACCACCGGTGTATCGAAAGGCTGGGGCGGTTCCATGCACCTCTTCGACGCCGAGACACGCCTGCTCGGTGGTTACGGCATCGTCGGTGGACAGATTCCCCCGGCGACCGGCGCAGCTCTGGCGATCGCGTACCGCCAACCGCCTGGCCCCGACACCCCGGCCGTCGTCTGTCTGGTCGGCGATGCAACAACCAACATCGGCGCCTGGCACGAATCGTTGAACCTGGCCGGTATCTGGCACTTGCCGATCGTCTACGTGATTATCAACAATCAGCTGGGCATGGGGACGCCGGTCGAGAAGGCGTCAGCCGAGCCCGATCTGTACAAGCGGGGGTGTGCGTACCGAATCCCTGGGGTCCGCGTTGACGGCAATGACGTCATCGCCTGCCGGGAAGCCCTGCGCGACGCGCTCCGGAAGGCCCGCGAGGAGCGGGCGCCGTCCATTCTGGAGGCGGTGAGCTACCGGTTGCGGGGACACTCCGTCGTCGACCCGGCTCGCTACCGCAGCAAAGAGGAGGCCCAGCGGCTGCTGGCACACGATCCGGTGACCGCATTCCGGCAGCGGCTGATCGACGTCGGTGTGCTCTCCGCTGACGAGGCGGCCCGGATCGACGCGGAGGTGGAGGCGGCGGTGGATGCCGCGGTGGAATTTGCCGACAATTCGCCGCACCCAAGCCCCGCTGAATTGTTCGCGCACGCGTACGCGCACCCGCTGCCAAACATGCCGCGTGCTCTTCCCGGTGACCCGTTGCTCCCGATCGAGTGA
- a CDS encoding LamB/YcsF family protein, whose translation MTGEDGSVTPNADRPAAAVTAVVDLNADVGESFGAYRIGSDDELLALVTSASVACGFHGGDPAVMRRTVAVAVEHSVVVGAHVGYPDLRGFGRRPLAVPPDELFADVLYQLGALDAIARAAGTAVRYVKPHGALYHAAAADPAVGRALLTAVRAFNPALPVLTLPGAVLVDVAADVGVPVIVEGFPDRGYTAAGTLVPRGEPGAVIDGPEEAAARAVAMTVDRVVTAVDGTPISLAPRTLCIHGDTPNAPRLAAAIVARLRAAGVELRPFA comes from the coding sequence ATGACAGGTGAAGATGGCAGCGTGACGCCGAACGCCGACCGTCCCGCCGCAGCCGTTACCGCCGTGGTCGACCTCAATGCGGACGTCGGTGAGTCCTTCGGCGCCTACCGGATCGGCTCGGACGACGAACTGCTCGCCCTGGTCACGAGCGCCAGCGTGGCCTGCGGTTTCCACGGCGGTGATCCGGCTGTCATGCGGCGAACCGTGGCCGTCGCTGTCGAGCACAGCGTCGTGGTCGGCGCGCATGTCGGCTATCCGGATCTGCGGGGCTTCGGCCGCCGGCCGCTGGCCGTTCCGCCCGATGAGCTCTTCGCTGACGTGCTGTATCAGCTGGGAGCACTGGACGCGATCGCGCGCGCTGCGGGTACCGCGGTGCGGTACGTCAAGCCGCACGGCGCCCTGTACCACGCTGCTGCTGCCGATCCTGCAGTCGGCCGGGCGCTGCTCACGGCGGTCCGTGCGTTCAACCCCGCGCTTCCCGTACTGACATTGCCGGGCGCGGTTCTGGTCGACGTCGCCGCCGACGTCGGCGTACCGGTCATTGTCGAGGGTTTTCCGGACCGCGGGTACACGGCGGCGGGGACCTTGGTTCCACGCGGTGAGCCGGGCGCAGTGATTGACGGTCCCGAGGAGGCGGCGGCGCGCGCCGTCGCGATGACCGTCGACCGGGTGGTTACTGCTGTCGACGGGACGCCGATTTCGCTTGCACCACGGACCCTCTGCATTCACGGCGACACCCCGAACGCGCCGAGGCTCGCGGCCGCCATCGTGGCGCGGTTGCGGGCGGCCGGTGTGGAATTGCGTCCGTTCGCATGA
- a CDS encoding multifunctional oxoglutarate decarboxylase/oxoglutarate dehydrogenase thiamine pyrophosphate-binding subunit/dihydrolipoyllysine-residue succinyltransferase subunit → MAQTATSASHSFAEFGANEWLVDEMYQRYLHDPNSVDPAWWDFFADYVPRDRPAPAATATASAAGAPARTTIGDAATRAAGAGGGTAVMEAATAGGAAATRVIETPAPEAEPIPSRGDGLAAQAVPLKGSAARTASNMTASLTIPTATSVREIPAKLLIDNRLVMNNHLRRGRGGKISFTHIIGYAVVKAALAHPEMNVAYTEVNGRPGVIQYPDVNLGLAIDVTRDDGTRQLLVPCIKAAQRMDFAQFWVAYEDLVRRARSGKLTPDDFTGTTLTLTNPGTIGTVHSVPRLMPGQGCIIGVGAMEYPAQFQGAAEETLANLAVSKVLTLTSTYDHRVIQGAQSGEFLRHIHRLLLGEEGFYDELFRALRIPYEPVRWVKDIVASHADEVGKQARVVELIHAYRVRGHLMADTNPLEFEMRRHPDLDIVNHGLTLWDLDRKFATGGFAGEPVMRLRDILGVLRDSYCRTVGVEYMHIQDPEQRRWIQQRVEQPQQRLDRDEQLYILKRLNVAEAFETFLQTKYVGQRRFSLEGAETLIPLLDTIIDAAAHQGLDEVVIGMAHRGRLNVLANIVGKSYAQIFREFEGYLDPASTHGSGDVKYHLGAEGRYTTRDGTKDIKVSLVSNPSHLEAVDPVLEGIVRAKQDLLNKGAEYPVLPLAIHGDAAFAGQGVVAETLNLSQLRGYRTGGTIHVVVNNQVGFTTAPSAARSSVYATDVARMIQAPIFHVNGDDPEAAVRVARIALDFRQAFKKDVVIDLVCYRRRGHNEADDPSMTQPLMYDLIDAKRSVRKLYTEALIGRGDIGIDEAEAALRDYRARLEEAFAETKDSAPPRPSSPPQRATPPAPAAVDTSISVATLKRIAESQVNLPPGFTPHPRLVPLLQRRAAMVDSDAIDWPMAELIAFGSLMLEGHPVRLAGQDSRRGTFVQRHAVLVDRKTGAEYTPLAHLDPNQAPFYIYDSLLSEFAALGFEYGYSVVRSDALVAWEAQFGDFANGAQTIIDEFISSGEQKWGQRSGLVLLLPHGYEGQGPDHSSGRIERFLQLCAQENMTVAVPSCAASYFHLLRWHVLSQVRRPLVVFTPKSMLRAKSAASPASAFTAGRWSPVLGDPDPRDPAEVRRVLLCSGKIAWELVERRAAQQRTDTAILRVEQLYPLPGEEIQAALAAFPRLDEVVWVQEEPVNMGAWPFIALHLAPTLGSGMRCIARPESSAPATGSHVRSEEEQRELLAAALPES, encoded by the coding sequence GTGGCACAGACCGCAACGTCGGCGTCCCACTCGTTCGCTGAGTTCGGGGCCAACGAATGGCTCGTCGACGAAATGTATCAACGCTATTTGCACGACCCGAACTCCGTTGATCCCGCGTGGTGGGACTTCTTCGCCGACTACGTGCCACGAGATCGGCCGGCTCCGGCAGCGACGGCCACTGCCTCGGCGGCGGGCGCGCCCGCGCGGACGACGATCGGCGATGCGGCCACTCGGGCAGCGGGGGCGGGCGGCGGCACTGCGGTCATGGAAGCGGCCACCGCCGGGGGGGCCGCGGCCACCCGCGTCATCGAAACCCCCGCACCGGAGGCGGAACCGATCCCGTCCCGTGGGGACGGTTTGGCCGCGCAGGCCGTTCCGCTCAAGGGATCCGCCGCGCGGACGGCGTCCAACATGACGGCGAGCCTCACCATTCCGACAGCCACCAGCGTGCGGGAAATCCCGGCCAAGCTGCTGATCGACAACCGCTTGGTCATGAACAACCATCTGCGCCGTGGGCGGGGCGGAAAGATTTCCTTCACCCACATCATCGGTTACGCGGTGGTGAAGGCGGCGCTCGCACATCCTGAGATGAACGTTGCGTACACCGAGGTGAACGGCCGTCCTGGTGTCATTCAGTATCCCGACGTGAATCTCGGGTTGGCCATCGACGTCACCCGCGACGACGGCACCCGCCAACTCCTCGTGCCGTGCATCAAGGCTGCGCAACGCATGGATTTCGCCCAGTTCTGGGTGGCGTATGAAGACCTCGTGCGGCGGGCGCGGAGCGGAAAGCTCACGCCGGACGATTTCACCGGCACGACACTCACCCTCACCAACCCCGGCACGATCGGCACCGTGCATTCGGTCCCCCGGTTGATGCCGGGGCAAGGCTGCATCATCGGCGTCGGCGCGATGGAATATCCCGCGCAATTCCAGGGCGCCGCCGAGGAAACCCTCGCCAACCTGGCGGTGAGCAAGGTGCTCACCTTGACGTCCACCTATGACCACCGGGTCATTCAAGGTGCTCAGTCAGGGGAATTCCTTCGGCATATTCACCGGCTCCTCCTCGGCGAGGAAGGCTTCTACGACGAGCTCTTCCGCGCCTTGCGCATCCCATACGAGCCGGTGCGCTGGGTGAAGGACATCGTCGCGAGTCACGCTGACGAGGTCGGCAAGCAGGCCCGGGTCGTTGAACTCATTCACGCGTACCGGGTGCGCGGCCATCTCATGGCGGATACGAACCCGCTGGAATTCGAGATGCGCCGACACCCTGATCTGGACATCGTCAATCACGGGCTCACGCTGTGGGATCTCGACCGGAAATTCGCCACCGGAGGCTTCGCCGGTGAGCCGGTGATGCGGCTGCGCGACATCCTCGGCGTCCTGCGTGATTCGTACTGCCGCACGGTCGGCGTCGAATACATGCACATCCAAGACCCCGAGCAGCGGCGGTGGATTCAGCAGCGCGTCGAACAACCGCAGCAACGGCTCGATCGCGACGAGCAACTGTACATTCTCAAGCGGCTGAACGTCGCGGAAGCCTTCGAAACCTTCCTCCAGACGAAATATGTCGGCCAGCGTCGCTTCTCGTTGGAGGGTGCGGAAACGCTGATTCCCCTCCTGGACACCATCATTGACGCCGCGGCGCATCAGGGGCTTGACGAGGTTGTCATCGGCATGGCGCACCGCGGGCGGCTCAATGTGCTGGCCAATATCGTCGGCAAGAGCTACGCGCAGATTTTCCGCGAATTCGAGGGGTACTTGGATCCCGCCTCGACACACGGCTCGGGCGACGTGAAATACCACCTTGGGGCGGAAGGCCGGTACACGACCCGCGACGGCACGAAAGACATCAAGGTGTCGCTGGTGTCTAACCCCAGCCATCTGGAGGCGGTCGATCCTGTGCTCGAGGGCATCGTCCGGGCCAAACAAGACCTGCTGAACAAGGGCGCGGAGTACCCGGTCCTGCCGCTCGCCATTCACGGCGATGCCGCGTTCGCCGGCCAAGGAGTGGTCGCCGAGACCCTCAACCTCTCCCAGCTCCGCGGCTACCGCACTGGGGGCACGATTCACGTCGTCGTCAACAACCAAGTGGGATTCACCACGGCACCGTCGGCAGCGCGTTCGAGCGTGTACGCAACCGACGTCGCGCGGATGATCCAGGCGCCGATTTTCCATGTGAACGGTGACGATCCGGAGGCGGCGGTCCGTGTAGCCCGTATCGCCCTGGATTTCCGCCAGGCGTTCAAGAAAGACGTCGTCATCGACCTCGTGTGTTACCGCCGGCGGGGCCACAACGAGGCGGACGACCCGTCGATGACGCAGCCCCTGATGTACGACCTCATCGATGCGAAACGCTCGGTGCGCAAGCTGTACACCGAAGCGCTCATCGGGCGGGGTGACATCGGGATTGACGAGGCGGAAGCGGCCTTACGTGATTACCGGGCGCGGTTGGAGGAGGCATTCGCGGAGACCAAGGACTCCGCGCCGCCGCGGCCAAGTTCCCCGCCGCAGCGGGCGACCCCGCCGGCTCCGGCGGCCGTGGACACGTCGATTTCCGTGGCCACGTTGAAACGGATCGCTGAATCGCAGGTGAATCTGCCGCCGGGCTTCACCCCGCATCCGCGGTTGGTGCCCCTCCTGCAACGCCGCGCCGCCATGGTGGACAGCGACGCCATCGACTGGCCGATGGCGGAGCTCATCGCTTTTGGTTCGCTGATGCTCGAAGGCCACCCGGTGCGCCTCGCCGGCCAAGACTCCCGCCGCGGCACTTTCGTGCAGCGGCACGCCGTCCTCGTCGACCGGAAGACCGGCGCCGAGTACACGCCGCTCGCCCACCTCGATCCGAACCAAGCGCCGTTCTACATCTACGATTCCTTGCTCTCGGAATTCGCCGCGCTCGGTTTCGAATACGGATACTCGGTGGTCCGCAGTGACGCACTCGTCGCCTGGGAGGCGCAGTTCGGTGATTTCGCCAATGGTGCACAGACCATCATTGACGAATTCATCAGCTCGGGCGAGCAGAAGTGGGGACAGCGCAGCGGCCTCGTCCTCCTGCTCCCGCACGGCTACGAGGGCCAGGGACCGGACCACTCCTCGGGGCGGATCGAACGTTTCCTGCAACTGTGCGCTCAGGAGAACATGACGGTCGCGGTGCCGTCGTGTGCGGCGAGTTACTTCCATTTGCTGCGCTGGCATGTTCTCTCCCAAGTACGCCGTCCGCTCGTCGTCTTCACCCCCAAGTCAATGTTGCGGGCCAAGTCAGCCGCTTCGCCCGCTTCCGCATTCACCGCCGGCCGCTGGTCACCCGTGCTGGGTGACCCGGATCCGCGGGATCCTGCCGAGGTGCGACGGGTCTTGCTGTGCAGCGGTAAGATCGCGTGGGAGTTGGTGGAGCGGCGAGCTGCGCAGCAGCGTACCGATACCGCGATTCTCCGGGTAGAACAGCTGTATCCCCTTCCCGGCGAGGAAATTCAGGCGGCGCTTGCTGCGTTTCCGCGGCTCGACGAGGTCGTCTGGGTACAGGAAGAACCGGTCAACATGGGGGCTTGGCCGTTTATCGCGCTGCACCTGGCGCCGACGCTGGGCAGCGGGATGCGCTGCATTGCCCGGCCGGAGAGCTCCGCGCCGGCGACGGGTTCGCACGTGCGCAGCGAGGAGGAGCAGCGCGAATTGCTCGCGGCCGCACTTCCGGAGAGCTGA
- a CDS encoding 5-oxoprolinase subunit B family protein produces the protein MTASDLGAARIRPFGEFAFLVEVSPSSRYVVARHIADSHLPGVVDVVPAERTVLVRYAEDPSADRRQARNALAAVLAQLPGRLSREPVGTSDDCPEVVVPVRYDGPDLEEVATLLGRSVAEVVADHLAGRYTVAFLGFAPGFAYLDGLSPRLRVPRLSTPRPRVRAGAVGIAGGRSCIYPWPSPGGWRIIGHTPLRLFDPAATPPTPLAPGRRVRFVAVEEAGGNAGGGGMERG, from the coding sequence ATGACGGCATCAGACCTTGGCGCCGCGCGAATTCGTCCATTCGGCGAATTCGCCTTTCTCGTCGAGGTTTCCCCATCCAGCCGGTATGTCGTTGCCCGACATATCGCCGACTCCCACCTCCCAGGGGTTGTCGATGTCGTCCCTGCCGAGCGCACGGTCCTCGTCCGGTACGCCGAGGACCCTTCCGCCGACCGGCGGCAAGCGCGGAACGCCTTGGCGGCGGTACTCGCGCAGCTCCCCGGCCGGCTCAGCCGCGAGCCGGTCGGCACCTCGGATGACTGCCCGGAAGTCGTCGTCCCGGTCCGCTACGACGGCCCGGACCTCGAGGAGGTCGCGACCCTGCTGGGCCGAAGCGTGGCGGAGGTCGTCGCGGACCATCTCGCCGGCCGGTACACGGTCGCGTTTCTCGGTTTCGCCCCCGGATTCGCGTACCTTGACGGGCTGTCGCCGCGGCTTCGCGTGCCTCGCCTTTCCACGCCACGACCGCGAGTCCGCGCCGGTGCCGTCGGTATTGCCGGGGGGCGGAGCTGTATTTACCCGTGGCCGAGTCCGGGCGGGTGGCGCATCATCGGCCATACCCCGCTGCGGCTCTTCGATCCGGCCGCGACGCCACCGACACCGCTGGCTCCCGGTCGGAGGGTGCGGTTCGTCGCCGTGGAGGAGGCCGGGGGCAACGCTGGCGGCGGGGGGATGGAACGTGGCTGA
- a CDS encoding pyruvate dehydrogenase complex dihydrolipoamide acetyltransferase: MPEVFMPRLSDTMQEGTITQWTKKVGDQVEKGDVLAEIETDKAVMELEAYDSGVLEKILVEPGKPVPIGTPIAIIGSGEGLQEPTGDSTAHAAPAEPKADQPAGAAPPTAVRETAAAAASATTGRETAAAAAPATEPASETRPAAPPVSPLPVDGGRVKASPLARAIAREAGLDLRTVRGSGPGGRVVRADVEAAVAAMRTAPAASPTAAPAAAASQPDVEEIPLNTIRKITARRLTESMQQAPHFYLTRTLNAEPLIDVRARLNAALSSADPDTAKISLNDLIVKVAAAALRKHPEVNVSYAGEKLLQHKHIHIGVAVAIPDGLIVPVIRDADTLGIREISQRTRDLATRARQGKLKPDDIGGSTFTISNLGMFGVDQFTAVINPPEAAILAVGAVREVPVVRDGQLAVGKVMTITLSIDHRALDGATAAGFLADLVTLLENPLAALA; the protein is encoded by the coding sequence GTGCCTGAAGTGTTCATGCCCCGGCTCTCCGACACGATGCAGGAGGGCACGATCACGCAGTGGACCAAGAAGGTAGGCGACCAGGTCGAGAAGGGCGATGTGCTCGCCGAAATCGAGACCGACAAGGCGGTGATGGAACTCGAGGCGTACGACTCCGGCGTGCTCGAGAAAATCCTTGTCGAGCCGGGCAAACCGGTGCCGATCGGCACACCGATCGCCATTATCGGCAGCGGGGAAGGCCTTCAGGAACCAACCGGCGATTCGACGGCGCACGCTGCCCCCGCTGAACCGAAGGCTGACCAGCCAGCCGGTGCAGCGCCGCCGACCGCCGTTCGGGAGACGGCCGCAGCGGCAGCGTCGGCGACCACCGGCCGGGAGACCGCAGCGGCAGCGGCACCCGCCACCGAGCCGGCAAGCGAGACCCGCCCGGCCGCGCCGCCGGTCTCACCGCTTCCGGTCGACGGCGGCCGGGTCAAAGCCTCGCCGCTGGCCCGGGCCATCGCCCGGGAGGCAGGCCTCGATCTGCGGACGGTCCGCGGTTCCGGGCCGGGAGGGCGCGTCGTCCGGGCGGACGTCGAAGCCGCCGTGGCGGCCATGCGGACGGCGCCGGCCGCTAGTCCGACGGCAGCTCCGGCAGCCGCGGCGTCGCAACCGGATGTCGAGGAAATTCCGCTCAACACCATCCGGAAGATCACTGCTCGGCGACTCACCGAGAGCATGCAGCAAGCACCGCACTTCTACTTGACGCGCACGCTGAACGCCGAGCCGCTGATCGATGTTCGGGCGCGGCTGAATGCCGCGTTGAGCAGCGCCGATCCGGATACCGCAAAGATCAGTTTGAATGATCTGATCGTGAAGGTGGCGGCGGCCGCGTTACGGAAGCACCCCGAAGTGAACGTGTCGTACGCCGGGGAGAAGCTGCTCCAGCACAAGCACATTCACATTGGCGTGGCGGTCGCCATTCCCGACGGTCTCATCGTCCCGGTCATCCGCGACGCCGACACGCTGGGCATCCGGGAGATCTCGCAGCGCACCCGCGATCTCGCCACCCGGGCCCGGCAGGGCAAGCTCAAGCCGGATGACATCGGCGGCTCGACGTTCACCATCAGCAATCTTGGCATGTTCGGCGTCGACCAATTCACCGCCGTGATCAACCCGCCGGAGGCGGCGATTCTCGCTGTCGGCGCGGTCCGGGAGGTACCTGTGGTGCGCGACGGTCAGCTGGCGGTCGGCAAGGTGATGACAATCACGCTGTCCATCGATCACCGAGCGCTGGACGGCGCCACCGCGGCCGGTTTCCTCGCCGACCTGGTCACCCTGCTGGAGAACCCGCTCGCGGCACTCGCCTGA
- a CDS encoding M15 family metallopeptidase, with protein MTALAVTVMVVAGSAIAAGPALAQDSGQAPTAAQLAAIRKLAAAAQAELAAGARRLDAAQARQRQLAAQAAAATAQARRAEQRLAALQEQIAGFAGSMYEHPTSDVVTEVIAGGDLQRALQATTLLTIASGSHLAVLREASATRTELAQAQLRAAQAAAAAAAVQASIQRQVAALRDAAAKAAQRLEAAQKAYAAEQARIAAARAAAARAAAEKAARERAAREAALRDAIVAPPPCDVQGPYPPGPWGGYANGLIPASALCPIIGGGLLRPDAAVAFNRMTQAYRQAFGTYLCVNASYRPYADQVRLFRIQPSLSAVPGTSNHGWGEAVDLGCGVQNYGSPQFRWMVAHAGEFGWVHPAWANHSPFEPWHWEFGYISDGDTGT; from the coding sequence GTGACGGCGCTCGCGGTCACCGTGATGGTGGTGGCAGGGAGTGCTATCGCGGCTGGCCCGGCACTGGCTCAGGACTCCGGACAGGCGCCGACCGCCGCGCAGCTTGCCGCGATCCGGAAGCTGGCCGCCGCCGCCCAAGCGGAACTTGCCGCCGGTGCCAGGCGGTTGGACGCGGCGCAGGCCCGCCAGCGCCAGCTCGCCGCCCAGGCGGCCGCCGCGACCGCGCAGGCGCGACGCGCCGAGCAACGGCTCGCCGCTCTCCAGGAGCAGATTGCCGGCTTCGCTGGATCGATGTACGAGCATCCAACCTCGGACGTCGTGACCGAGGTCATTGCCGGCGGCGACCTGCAGCGGGCGTTGCAGGCCACGACGCTCCTCACCATTGCGAGCGGCAGCCATCTCGCGGTGCTCCGTGAAGCATCCGCCACCCGGACCGAGCTTGCGCAAGCCCAACTCCGGGCCGCGCAAGCAGCCGCCGCCGCAGCGGCTGTGCAGGCGTCGATTCAGCGGCAGGTGGCGGCGCTGCGCGACGCAGCGGCGAAAGCGGCGCAACGACTGGAAGCAGCACAGAAGGCGTATGCCGCGGAACAGGCACGCATCGCCGCGGCCCGGGCGGCAGCGGCCCGGGCGGCCGCCGAGAAAGCCGCCCGCGAACGCGCAGCCCGGGAGGCGGCGCTCCGGGACGCGATTGTCGCGCCGCCACCGTGTGACGTCCAGGGGCCGTACCCGCCGGGACCGTGGGGCGGCTATGCGAACGGCCTCATTCCGGCCTCGGCACTCTGCCCGATCATCGGTGGCGGTCTGCTCCGCCCGGATGCCGCGGTCGCGTTCAACCGGATGACACAGGCGTACCGGCAGGCGTTCGGCACGTATTTGTGCGTCAACGCGTCGTACCGGCCGTACGCCGACCAGGTGCGGCTGTTCCGGATTCAACCGTCGCTCTCCGCCGTCCCGGGCACGAGCAATCACGGCTGGGGAGAGGCTGTCGATCTCGGCTGCGGCGTGCAGAATTACGGTTCACCGCAATTCCGGTGGATGGTGGCTCACGCCGGGGAATTCGGCTGGGTGCATCCGGCGTGGGCGAATCACAGCCCGTTTGAACCGTGGCATTGGGAATTCGGCTACATCAGCGACGGGGATACCGGCACCTGA